The Vicia villosa cultivar HV-30 ecotype Madison, WI linkage group LG1, Vvil1.0, whole genome shotgun sequence genome includes a region encoding these proteins:
- the LOC131661982 gene encoding F-box protein At3g17710-like, with product MVGEAGFGFAAASTWWLLAESAENMVVVGGDGRERVGWFEGGGPSNLWCRRRKSNPSPPAILPNELITDILSRLGVKYLKQMKCVSKSWNTLISDPIFIKMHLNRSSLNPQFSLIAANNNDHSFVRFPVNQLWENRRINIPHDPYYQLNDKNCNEIVGSCNGLVCLVGYSLNEITRYKKFWLRFWNPATRAISDELGSFFYYDRYRFEYCKFTFGYHNSTQTYKVVSLRSVTDRTISKTNVKGIYFAI from the exons ATGGTTGGTGAAGCAGGATTTGGATTTGCGGCTGCGAGCACTTGGTGGTTGTTGGCGGAGAGTGCAGAAAACATGGTGGTTGTTGGCGGAGATGGTAGAGAACGTGTTGGATGGTTTGAAGGAGGGGGG CCGTCAAATTTGTGGTGTCGCCGCCGTAAATCCAATCCATCACCGCCAGCAATTCTACCCAATGAGCTTATCACCGATATTCTATCTCGGCTTGGGGTCAAATATCTGAAGCAGATGAAATGTGTGAGTAAGTCATGGAACACTCTTATCTCTGATCCTATATTCATCAAAATGCATCTTAACCGTTCATCACTAAATCCACAATTCTCACTAATAGCTGCAAATAACAATGATCACAGTTTTGTACGCTTCCCTGTTAATCAGTTATGGGAAAACCGTAGGATCAATATTCCTCATGATCCTTATTACCAATTGAATGACAAGAATTGTAATGAGATTGTTGGTTCTTGTAATGGACTCGTATGCTTGGTAGGTTATTCTCTCAATGAGATTACTAGGTATAAAAAATTCTGGCTTCGCTTCTGGAATCCTGCTACCAGGGCAATATCTGATGAATTAGGCTCGTTTTTCTATTACGATAGATATAGATTTGAATATTGTAAATTCACGTTCGGTTATCATAATTCAACTCAAACTTATAAAGTGGTGTCATTACGTTCCGTTACAGATCGTACTATATCGAAAACCAATGTGAAA GGAATTTACTtcgcgatttga